The following are from one region of the Chitinivibrionales bacterium genome:
- a CDS encoding DUF4231 domain-containing protein gives MNAADFSSYIKNRYEEQIKWYSVHSSTNKRFYNVFQWGVIVLSACIPVLIGFLPEEIKWISIILSIILGIGTTALKTFKFQEIWVNYRTISETLKKEKHFYDAGLDAYKGAQDKEATFVDRVESLISRENSLWVTTHLQKKDDKHRKKET, from the coding sequence ATGAATGCAGCAGATTTTTCAAGCTATATTAAAAACCGATATGAGGAACAGATAAAATGGTATAGTGTTCATTCGTCTACGAACAAACGATTTTACAATGTCTTTCAATGGGGCGTTATTGTTCTCTCTGCTTGTATTCCTGTATTGATCGGATTCCTACCAGAAGAAATCAAATGGATTTCGATAATCTTATCGATCATACTCGGTATTGGTACAACAGCATTGAAAACATTCAAATTTCAAGAAATTTGGGTAAACTATAGAACAATATCTGAAACACTAAAGAAAGAGAAGCATTTTTATGATGCGGGGCTAGACGCATACAAAGGCGCACAGGACAAGGAGGCAACTTTTGTCGACCGCGTGGAATCCTTAATTTCGAGAGAAAATAGCCTGTGGGTTACAACACATTTGCAGAAAAAAGACGATAAGCACAGGAAGAAAGAAACCTAA
- a CDS encoding tetratricopeptide repeat-containing protein has product MNKTCFVVIGFGTKTDYSTGKVFDLDKTYANVIKPVCKALKIDCYRAKDIVHSGVIDIPMYEWLYKADIVIADITTLNPNALYELGVRHALRPFSTIVISEQDLKYPFDVNHTIIEPYEHLGKDIGVSEASRFKQELKKKIKTVLGKKTPDSPVYTYLKNLKPPKFETDDIDKLRHALKNYPSISDLLADAETAKNNNDLSLSEKLLDASLKLDTNNSFIRQRLALVTYKLKRPSPLRALKKAIDILRPLRPDETNDPETLGLSGAIFKRLFEVTGRVAHLERAIWYYERGFYIAQDYYNGVNAAFLYDMKANLAKDKRSKILNHSCATIIRQKTVQICEDVIKRKGFYERSDRNWIYQSLAQSYLGLRNQSAFAAFDVKARKYSMGPFDIQTYDEQNAKVKQILSHLPVF; this is encoded by the coding sequence ATGAATAAAACATGCTTCGTGGTTATTGGATTCGGTACGAAAACAGACTATTCCACCGGCAAGGTATTCGATTTAGATAAAACATATGCGAATGTTATCAAGCCGGTATGCAAGGCCCTGAAGATAGACTGTTATCGGGCCAAGGACATCGTACATTCTGGAGTGATTGACATACCCATGTATGAGTGGCTCTATAAAGCGGACATTGTAATTGCAGACATTACCACACTAAATCCGAACGCCCTTTACGAATTAGGTGTTAGGCATGCACTTAGACCTTTCAGTACAATCGTTATATCTGAGCAAGACCTTAAATATCCATTTGATGTAAATCACACAATTATTGAACCGTACGAACATTTAGGCAAAGACATTGGTGTATCAGAGGCAAGCCGATTCAAGCAAGAATTGAAGAAGAAGATCAAAACGGTCCTTGGAAAGAAGACACCTGACAGCCCAGTCTACACATATTTGAAGAACTTGAAACCGCCCAAATTCGAAACTGATGACATTGATAAATTACGACATGCTCTCAAGAATTATCCATCAATTTCGGATCTTTTGGCCGATGCCGAGACAGCGAAAAACAACAACGACCTGAGTTTGTCTGAAAAACTGCTAGATGCAAGCCTGAAACTTGATACTAACAACTCGTTTATTCGCCAGAGACTCGCTCTCGTAACTTACAAATTAAAACGACCCAGTCCGCTTCGCGCACTGAAGAAGGCGATAGATATTCTTCGGCCATTGCGACCCGATGAAACCAATGATCCTGAGACTCTTGGCCTCTCGGGAGCTATTTTTAAAAGGTTATTTGAAGTTACGGGCAGAGTAGCCCATTTGGAAAGAGCTATATGGTACTATGAGAGAGGTTTCTATATTGCCCAGGATTATTATAATGGTGTCAACGCCGCTTTTTTGTATGACATGAAGGCAAATTTGGCTAAAGACAAGCGATCAAAAATATTAAATCATTCCTGTGCCACAATAATAAGGCAAAAGACTGTTCAAATTTGCGAGGACGTGATTAAGAGAAAAGGGTTTTATGAGCGATCGGATAGAAATTGGATTTATCAATCATTGGCTCAATCATATCTTGGACTGAGAAATCAAAGTGCTTTTGCAGCCTTTGATGTAAAGGCTAGAAAATATTCCATGGGCCCCTTTGATATTCAAACGTACGATGAACAAAACGCCAAGGTTAAACAGATATTGTCTCATCTTCCTGTATTTTGA
- a CDS encoding AAA domain-containing protein produces the protein MSERLNIDPQKRRILLCKSGTGVWEDKTKQISALYKAFSHGRFTGYTIYFRGGKQKYFYAQNRVHVLDFLRTVPLENIEVLVDNKLVDAVRVDEFEKGYYRVYTGDKDFLTDQVRFESNRYRKIFQYYAELAEKGLEIAEETSPLHYLSKNFKRISFSEKSCLFDYLNGRCRKTGVQRSIILPFSFNQSQRAAIENALGNNISVIEGPPGTGKTQTILNLIANILAKGCTCAVVSNNNTAIQNVYDKLNEEKRAFFVALLGSKERVDAFFSSAGGSELTAFLDGDFEPLPESIGARIDELGKILKQVHEAENEVAKKRVELVELEKELEHLRAGGPEGYQIKPGLASKEYLKLKIKLESGKPLGIFARYLLWRKFKTRVSREANGELLDAAERLFYLAKRREIRSQIEENNKYIRKNKGAGRKEELQNLSLQVFNGLLYQRYKNEDTASFTPENYKKDFAHFVRRYPVILSTSHSLLNNVGQRLLLDYLIIDEASQGDLLSSILAISCARNLVVVGDSKQLQEIEDESLVPHSRELSKKFDIDFCFRYESNSILRSVKTAVPHVPTTLLKEHYRCAPDIIGFCNKMFYENELIVMTKNNGIHLNIVKTVPGNHARRNPNGSGQYNEREIDEIGVLLQGAPLKDTGVITPFRCQADLIREKFKETGIEADTVHKFQGRQKKEVILSFVVNSLDKSDITTENRLYDFLTNKELLNVAISRGIKKVAIVVSDKVYHSSNNTIKDLIDYIEYLYGHSVTRESKITSIFDKLYVEHRDELIAQYRKKSREHFTELLMNQLISAMLENYPHISFAMHARVGKLITDLTGLDQKEKQYITHPWTHVDFLFYNSTSRKPLFALEVDGIRHHEQNIEQSARDTIKNKAFALCGIPLYRFKTNESGEDHRLKSILNQYVR, from the coding sequence TTGTCTGAAAGACTCAATATCGACCCGCAAAAGAGGAGAATTCTTCTCTGTAAAAGCGGTACTGGTGTATGGGAAGACAAAACAAAGCAAATATCGGCATTGTATAAGGCCTTTTCGCATGGCAGATTTACGGGTTATACCATATACTTCAGAGGGGGCAAGCAAAAGTATTTTTACGCGCAAAATCGCGTTCATGTCCTCGACTTCCTGAGAACGGTCCCGCTTGAAAATATTGAGGTCCTTGTTGATAACAAGCTTGTAGATGCGGTCCGGGTCGACGAATTTGAGAAAGGATACTATCGCGTATATACCGGAGATAAAGACTTCCTGACCGATCAGGTCCGGTTCGAAAGCAATAGATACAGAAAAATCTTTCAATACTATGCCGAGCTCGCGGAAAAGGGATTGGAAATAGCGGAAGAAACATCTCCGCTGCATTATCTTTCGAAAAACTTCAAGAGAATTTCCTTCAGCGAGAAATCGTGTCTTTTTGACTATCTCAATGGACGTTGCCGAAAGACCGGGGTACAGCGCTCCATCATACTCCCGTTCAGCTTCAATCAAAGCCAAAGAGCGGCAATCGAAAATGCATTGGGCAATAACATATCCGTCATCGAAGGCCCACCGGGAACCGGAAAAACACAGACGATATTGAACCTGATCGCCAATATCCTGGCAAAGGGATGTACGTGCGCCGTTGTATCGAACAACAATACCGCGATCCAGAATGTGTATGACAAACTCAACGAGGAAAAGCGCGCGTTCTTCGTTGCGTTGCTGGGCAGCAAAGAACGCGTTGACGCTTTTTTCTCGTCGGCGGGCGGGAGTGAACTGACGGCCTTCCTTGACGGCGATTTCGAACCCCTCCCGGAAAGCATCGGCGCGAGAATCGACGAACTCGGAAAAATTTTAAAACAAGTGCATGAAGCCGAGAACGAGGTGGCCAAAAAGAGGGTTGAGCTGGTCGAGCTCGAAAAAGAATTGGAACATCTCAGGGCAGGCGGGCCGGAAGGTTATCAAATAAAACCCGGTCTTGCGTCAAAAGAATATCTGAAGCTGAAAATCAAACTCGAATCGGGCAAGCCGCTCGGCATATTTGCACGTTACCTGCTATGGAGAAAATTCAAGACCCGGGTCAGCAGGGAGGCCAATGGGGAACTTCTGGATGCAGCTGAAAGATTGTTTTACCTTGCTAAAAGGCGGGAGATCAGGAGCCAGATTGAGGAAAACAATAAATATATTCGCAAGAACAAAGGTGCCGGGCGCAAGGAAGAACTTCAAAACCTGTCCCTCCAGGTTTTTAACGGTTTGCTGTATCAGCGATACAAGAACGAAGATACGGCGTCATTCACTCCTGAAAACTATAAAAAGGATTTCGCCCACTTTGTAAGGCGCTATCCCGTCATTTTAAGTACGTCGCATTCGTTGCTTAACAATGTCGGGCAAAGACTTCTGCTCGACTATCTGATCATCGATGAAGCGTCCCAGGGCGACCTGCTGAGCAGTATTCTGGCCATCAGTTGCGCACGAAACCTTGTGGTCGTCGGCGACTCAAAACAACTCCAGGAAATCGAAGACGAAAGTCTGGTCCCGCATTCGAGGGAGTTGTCGAAAAAATTCGACATAGACTTCTGCTTCCGGTATGAATCCAATTCCATACTCAGGTCCGTGAAAACCGCGGTTCCCCATGTACCGACGACCTTGCTCAAAGAACATTATCGCTGTGCTCCCGACATCATAGGTTTCTGCAATAAAATGTTCTACGAAAATGAATTGATTGTCATGACGAAAAACAACGGTATACATCTGAACATCGTCAAAACCGTTCCAGGAAATCATGCAAGAAGAAACCCCAATGGAAGTGGCCAGTACAATGAGCGGGAGATTGATGAAATAGGCGTCTTGTTGCAGGGCGCCCCATTAAAAGACACGGGTGTGATAACGCCGTTCAGATGTCAGGCGGATTTGATCCGTGAAAAATTCAAGGAGACCGGAATCGAAGCCGACACCGTCCATAAATTTCAGGGCCGGCAGAAGAAAGAAGTAATTTTGTCGTTTGTTGTCAACTCATTGGACAAAAGTGATATTACCACTGAGAATCGATTGTATGATTTCCTGACGAACAAAGAACTTTTGAATGTGGCGATATCGAGGGGAATTAAAAAGGTCGCAATTGTAGTGTCTGACAAGGTTTATCATTCATCAAACAACACCATAAAAGACCTTATCGATTACATCGAGTATCTGTATGGCCATTCGGTAACGAGGGAATCGAAAATCACCTCGATATTCGATAAGCTCTATGTTGAACACAGGGATGAATTGATTGCGCAATATCGGAAAAAAAGCAGGGAACACTTTACCGAACTCCTGATGAACCAACTCATATCGGCCATGCTTGAGAACTATCCACACATTTCTTTTGCAATGCATGCGAGAGTCGGGAAACTCATCACCGATTTAACGGGACTGGATCAAAAGGAAAAACAGTACATAACCCATCCGTGGACGCATGTGGACTTTTTGTTTTATAACAGCACAAGCAGGAAACCGTTATTTGCACTTGAAGTGGACGGGATAAGGCATCACGAGCAAAATATCGAACAATCAGCGCGGGACACGATTAAAAACAAAGCATTCGCACTGTGCGGAATTCCGCTCTATAGATTCAAAACGAACGAATCCGGTGAGGACCATAGACTCAAATCCATCCTGAACCAGTATGTACGCTAG
- a CDS encoding TIR domain-containing protein, with the protein MAFYKRSYLQRIASQSFTILNEIKDEALASVKTASTKLTTFDIFISHSYQDKKTIFGIYKELTSLGYSIYVDWIVDKELDRDNVTKETAQLLRTRMKQSKSMFYAISNNSKTSKWMPWELGYFDGHNGKVAVFPVLEDNELTFNPPAYLRLYPLVDKAQAKGTGQEFLWINYDKEESRKYETWRN; encoded by the coding sequence ATGGCATTTTACAAAAGGAGCTATCTCCAGAGGATCGCGTCTCAAAGTTTTACTATTTTGAACGAAATTAAGGATGAAGCACTTGCTTCCGTGAAAACAGCCTCGACAAAGCTGACAACCTTCGACATCTTCATTTCCCATAGTTATCAAGACAAAAAGACAATCTTCGGCATCTACAAGGAGTTAACGTCTCTTGGGTACTCGATATACGTCGACTGGATTGTCGATAAGGAACTTGATAGAGACAATGTCACTAAGGAAACGGCGCAATTATTGAGAACTCGCATGAAGCAATCAAAATCAATGTTCTATGCGATATCAAATAATTCAAAGACGTCAAAATGGATGCCTTGGGAACTGGGCTATTTCGATGGCCACAACGGAAAAGTTGCTGTTTTCCCAGTGTTAGAGGATAATGAACTCACTTTTAACCCCCCAGCATACTTGCGGCTTTATCCATTAGTTGACAAAGCACAAGCTAAAGGCACCGGGCAAGAATTCTTATGGATTAATTACGACAAAGAAGAAAGTCGAAAATATGAAACTTGGCGGAATTAG
- a CDS encoding DUF262 domain-containing protein, with the protein MKIELKEITVKNLTDGFADNAEQGVIAYGGKLDIRPPYQREFIYNDRQRDAVIDSVRKNFPLNVMYWAVRSDGDYEVIDGQQRTLSVCQYVNGDFSIGGLAFHNLKDDQQEQILDYKLMIYFCSGTDSEKLDWFRTINIAGEEHTDQELRNAVYAGPWTADAKRYFSKTGCAAYGLASDYLRGSPIRQEYLETAIAWRSDGGIEDYMSKHQHDKNATPLWQYFQKVIGWVKATFPEYRREMKGVDWGVLYNQFKDREYDTDKLEKQISKLMMDDDVERKSGIYPYVLDSDERHLNIRAFSDNMKREAYERQKGFCVKCKKKFAFEEMEGDHIKPWHEGGKTDAKNCQMLCKDDNRRKSGK; encoded by the coding sequence ATGAAGATCGAACTCAAAGAAATCACGGTAAAGAACTTAACCGACGGCTTTGCTGACAATGCCGAGCAGGGCGTGATCGCTTACGGCGGGAAGCTCGACATTCGCCCGCCGTATCAAAGGGAATTCATATACAATGACAGGCAGCGGGATGCAGTGATCGATAGTGTTCGAAAGAACTTTCCCTTGAATGTAATGTACTGGGCGGTGCGCAGTGACGGCGATTATGAAGTTATCGATGGACAACAGCGCACGCTTTCGGTTTGTCAGTACGTCAACGGTGATTTCTCCATAGGAGGGCTGGCGTTCCACAATCTTAAAGACGACCAACAAGAGCAGATTCTCGACTACAAGTTGATGATTTATTTCTGTTCAGGGACTGACAGCGAAAAGTTGGACTGGTTCAGAACTATCAACATCGCTGGCGAGGAACACACTGATCAGGAATTGCGCAACGCGGTGTACGCCGGGCCTTGGACGGCCGATGCCAAGCGGTATTTCAGCAAGACGGGTTGCGCTGCCTATGGGTTGGCGAGCGATTATCTGCGGGGCAGCCCGATCCGGCAGGAATATCTGGAAACGGCGATCGCATGGCGCTCGGATGGCGGGATCGAAGATTACATGTCGAAGCACCAGCACGACAAGAACGCAACGCCCTTATGGCAATACTTCCAGAAAGTTATCGGTTGGGTCAAAGCGACGTTCCCGGAGTATCGGCGAGAGATGAAAGGGGTTGATTGGGGAGTTCTATACAATCAGTTCAAAGATAGAGAATACGATACTGACAAACTAGAGAAGCAGATTTCTAAGCTGATGATGGATGACGATGTGGAGCGGAAATCGGGAATCTACCCGTATGTGCTTGATAGCGATGAAAGGCACCTTAACATCCGGGCCTTCTCGGACAACATGAAGCGGGAAGCGTATGAGAGGCAAAAGGGTTTCTGCGTGAAGTGCAAGAAGAAGTTTGCATTTGAAGAAATGGAAGGCGATCATATCAAACCCTGGCACGAAGGCGGTAAGACAGACGCGAAGAACTGTCAGATGCTATGCAAAGATGATAATAGAAGAAAATCTGGTAAATAA
- a CDS encoding DUF4145 domain-containing protein, translating to MDWKQFIAQIISATAWPLVTGIALLIFKNELAKILGRIARVKYKDVELDFEKFSQQAKELHREVESERLEIRGPIFTSLEEQILDAVDRAPSAAILLAWSALETAMADAVSRLAISPEPPSYRAPTHNIEQLAKFASLSDRDTGLLQGMRRLRNRVAHDKDAMLSTTQDQALSYADTALDMIKRLEQVKAR from the coding sequence ATGGATTGGAAACAGTTCATCGCCCAGATAATCAGTGCAACAGCCTGGCCGCTGGTGACTGGTATTGCATTACTAATATTCAAAAATGAGTTGGCAAAAATATTGGGCAGAATTGCTCGCGTTAAATATAAAGATGTTGAGTTAGACTTTGAGAAATTTAGCCAGCAAGCGAAAGAACTTCATAGGGAAGTTGAAAGTGAAAGGCTGGAGATAAGAGGGCCCATTTTTACTTCGCTTGAAGAGCAAATTCTCGATGCGGTCGACAGGGCACCCTCTGCTGCTATCCTTTTGGCCTGGTCTGCATTGGAGACAGCGATGGCCGACGCTGTATCTCGCCTGGCCATCTCGCCTGAACCACCTTCATATCGCGCTCCTACTCACAATATTGAACAGTTGGCTAAATTTGCATCACTTTCTGATAGAGATACAGGTCTGCTCCAAGGGATGAGAAGACTGCGAAACAGGGTAGCCCACGACAAGGATGCAATGTTATCAACAACTCAGGACCAAGCGCTTAGCTATGCAGACACGGCATTGGATATGATTAAGCGTCTTGAGCAGGTTAAGGCACGTTAA
- a CDS encoding adenine-specific methyltransferase EcoRI family protein, with the protein MQKKASNLNLIKASAAKKDEFYTQLSDIEKELRHYTKHFKKKTVLCNCDDPKVSNFFHYFSHNFEKLGLKRLVTTCYKNCDADLFSHHTAESGIYLEYDGDKDNNRVPDPDEIGIHKLKGDGDFRSEECVKLLKQADIVVTNPPFSLFREYIGQLVKYQKKFLIIGNINAISYKDVFKLIKENRIWLGASIHSGDREFGVPDHYPLTAAGFRVDSAGRKFIRVKGVRWLTNMDYDERHEEMVLFNQYNPAKYPSYDNYDAIEVSKTADIPIDYDGAMGVPVTFLDKYNPDQFEILGITDRDNNSGLKIKTYTLEDVNNPGDLNRRGVIRTGSTYRPTYARLLIRRKS; encoded by the coding sequence ATGCAAAAAAAAGCATCAAATTTGAATTTAATAAAAGCTAGTGCCGCCAAGAAAGATGAATTTTATACGCAACTCTCCGACATCGAGAAGGAACTGCGGCATTACACGAAGCATTTCAAGAAAAAGACCGTCCTGTGCAACTGCGACGATCCGAAGGTCAGCAATTTCTTTCACTACTTCTCGCACAACTTCGAGAAACTTGGGCTGAAAAGACTAGTGACCACCTGTTACAAGAACTGCGACGCAGATTTATTCAGCCACCACACGGCGGAGAGTGGAATCTACCTCGAATACGATGGCGACAAAGACAACAACCGAGTCCCTGACCCAGACGAAATCGGCATTCACAAGTTAAAAGGCGACGGTGATTTTCGCAGCGAGGAATGCGTCAAATTGCTCAAGCAAGCGGATATTGTCGTCACCAATCCTCCGTTTTCGTTGTTTCGGGAGTACATTGGACAGTTGGTGAAGTACCAGAAGAAGTTTCTAATAATCGGCAACATCAACGCCATTTCCTACAAGGACGTCTTTAAGTTGATCAAGGAGAACCGCATCTGGCTGGGCGCCAGTATACACAGCGGCGACAGAGAGTTTGGCGTACCGGATCATTACCCGCTTACCGCCGCCGGATTTAGAGTGGACTCTGCGGGTAGGAAGTTTATAAGGGTAAAGGGCGTGCGGTGGCTGACGAACATGGACTACGATGAGCGTCATGAAGAGATGGTTCTCTTCAACCAATATAACCCCGCCAAATACCCGAGTTACGACAACTATGATGCAATTGAGGTCAGCAAGACCGCAGATATTCCCATCGACTACGACGGCGCGATGGGGGTGCCCGTCACCTTTCTGGACAAATACAACCCTGACCAATTCGAGATTCTCGGCATAACGGACCGAGACAACAATTCCGGTTTGAAAATCAAGACTTACACCCTTGAGGACGTGAATAACCCGGGCGACCTGAACCGGCGCGGCGTAATTCGGACCGGTTCCACATACAGACCGACTTACGCGCGCCTTCTCATCAGGAGAAAATCATGA
- a CDS encoding TIR domain-containing protein, with translation MAKKQVFVSYDYENDRQYKNLLLAWDANSLFDFYIGDASADVSIDSTNATAIKRAISAKINSVNYFLCIVGKNTYRSRWVRWEIEKASELGKKIIAVKIDRENQSPNELLNIGASWALSFTFDSIKNAIDNA, from the coding sequence ATGGCCAAGAAACAAGTATTTGTCAGTTACGACTATGAGAATGACAGGCAGTACAAGAATTTGCTGTTGGCGTGGGACGCAAACAGCCTTTTTGATTTCTATATCGGTGATGCATCTGCGGACGTATCAATTGATAGTACTAATGCAACCGCAATTAAGCGGGCTATTTCCGCGAAAATCAACTCCGTCAACTATTTCCTTTGTATTGTTGGAAAAAACACCTACAGAAGCAGATGGGTTCGGTGGGAAATCGAAAAGGCAAGCGAACTTGGGAAGAAGATTATCGCGGTAAAGATTGATCGGGAGAACCAGTCACCAAACGAACTCCTCAACATTGGAGCCTCATGGGCTCTTAGCTTCACATTTGATTCGATAAAGAACGCAATAGATAATGCATAG
- a CDS encoding endonuclease/exonuclease/phosphatase family protein codes for MHHGNVSPQIAQGLIKLKQRIDAAKIPPSTLDETINVAIWNIREFGKVHRTDAAIHYIAEILGQFDLVALVELRSDLTDLGRVLPILGPSWDVVYSDWMDDSGGNSERIAFLFDERAVTFNGLAAEIDAPRSKKGDEYLAGHSFWRAPYMCSFRSGNFDFIAIAEHARWGKDLAGRQAELQMLADWIDARFKDKNVEDKDLIVLGDFNTPSLDDDLLKALTSRGLLVPEALRNLTVGDRTIGGSNLSNNARYDQILHMPSVADRFSNLGGTLDFYLNKSKIADLFPDGNYTKEKFSFQLSDHFPVWVQIKTNIDGERLDQIVQDGKK; via the coding sequence ATGCATCACGGCAACGTTTCTCCCCAGATCGCCCAGGGCCTTATCAAACTAAAACAACGTATCGATGCCGCAAAGATACCTCCGTCAACACTTGACGAAACTATTAACGTGGCAATCTGGAACATACGGGAATTCGGCAAAGTTCATCGTACTGATGCCGCCATACACTACATTGCCGAAATATTGGGCCAGTTCGACCTTGTTGCATTAGTGGAACTGCGGAGCGATCTCACGGACCTGGGCCGTGTTCTGCCCATTCTGGGACCAAGTTGGGACGTGGTGTATTCCGATTGGATGGATGATTCCGGAGGAAACTCGGAACGGATTGCTTTTCTTTTCGACGAAAGGGCGGTGACGTTTAACGGGCTTGCCGCCGAAATCGACGCTCCAAGATCAAAGAAAGGGGACGAATACCTTGCCGGACATTCGTTCTGGCGCGCGCCGTACATGTGTTCCTTCAGATCGGGCAATTTCGATTTTATCGCCATCGCGGAGCACGCGCGCTGGGGAAAAGACCTGGCCGGCAGGCAGGCGGAACTGCAAATGCTTGCCGACTGGATCGACGCCAGGTTCAAGGACAAAAACGTGGAGGACAAAGACCTGATTGTCCTGGGTGATTTCAACACGCCTTCACTGGACGATGATCTTCTCAAGGCACTTACCAGCCGCGGGCTTCTCGTACCCGAAGCCCTCAGGAATCTCACCGTGGGCGACCGGACAATAGGCGGCTCCAACCTTTCGAATAACGCCAGATACGATCAAATACTGCACATGCCCTCCGTAGCAGACCGTTTCAGCAACCTCGGCGGCACGCTCGACTTTTACCTGAACAAATCGAAGATAGCCGATTTGTTTCCCGACGGTAATTATACCAAGGAAAAATTCAGTTTCCAGCTCAGCGATCATTTCCCCGTGTGGGTACAGATTAAGACGAACATAGATGGGGAGCGGCTTGACCAGATCGTGCAGGACGGGAAGAAGTAA
- a CDS encoding TIR domain-containing protein produces the protein MPILVTYRLFIAHAWNYDDEYYRLIEYLDAAANFRYSNYSVPEHDPLATNNQLRENLREQIRPAQVILILSGIYVSHSTWIQFEIDFCNELEKPIIAVKPWGAINLPQIVQQTATEIVGWNTQSIIDAIRRNAR, from the coding sequence ATGCCAATTCTAGTTACCTATCGACTTTTCATCGCCCATGCATGGAACTATGATGATGAATATTATCGTTTGATTGAATATCTTGATGCTGCTGCCAATTTTAGATATTCCAATTACAGCGTGCCCGAACATGACCCGTTAGCGACAAACAACCAGTTGCGAGAGAATTTAAGAGAACAAATTCGACCAGCACAGGTCATTCTCATCCTCTCTGGGATTTATGTAAGTCATAGCACCTGGATACAATTCGAAATTGATTTTTGCAACGAGCTTGAGAAACCAATTATTGCAGTAAAACCTTGGGGTGCAATAAATCTTCCGCAAATTGTTCAACAAACCGCAACGGAAATTGTTGGATGGAATACACAAAGCATTATCGACGCAATACGTAGAAACGCGAGGTGA
- a CDS encoding DUF262 domain-containing protein, with product MKTWDMKKTQYKVSDFLSWQKQKTLDLSPSFQRRPVWKPGAKSYLIDTIIRGLPIPIIFIREKRSSLESFEPKREIVDGQQRLRTLITFISPSFLPSYKKETDFFILKKTHNKDLGDKTYNDLPNDIKQRILDYEFSVHVLPAEVDDREVLEIFARMNATGVKLNDQELRNAEFYGEFKTTCYDLATEQLNRWRDWNIFSEYNISRMEEVELTSELLMLIVDGIRGKSPSSITTFYKNHDDLFSNKNIVASRFRHIFNELDGKLGSSMKNMAFRKRSLFYPLFAFAYDICFNLSSKLESKQGSSLSSSFVANIKKADYELSNSKAPEKVLQAISRRTTHHESRKNILEYLQSL from the coding sequence ATGAAAACATGGGACATGAAAAAAACGCAATATAAAGTTAGTGACTTTTTAAGCTGGCAAAAACAAAAGACATTGGATCTTAGCCCATCCTTTCAGCGTAGACCCGTCTGGAAACCTGGCGCAAAATCATATCTTATCGATACCATAATCCGCGGATTACCAATTCCAATTATTTTTATTCGTGAAAAAAGATCTAGTCTTGAATCCTTTGAACCAAAACGTGAAATCGTTGACGGTCAGCAACGACTAAGAACTCTTATCACATTCATTTCTCCTTCTTTCCTTCCTAGTTATAAAAAGGAAACTGATTTTTTTATTCTAAAAAAAACCCACAATAAGGATTTAGGTGATAAAACATACAATGACTTGCCAAACGACATCAAGCAAAGAATTCTTGATTATGAATTCAGTGTTCACGTTCTACCTGCTGAAGTTGACGATAGAGAAGTATTAGAAATATTTGCCCGTATGAATGCGACAGGTGTTAAGCTAAATGACCAAGAGCTTAGAAATGCAGAGTTTTATGGTGAATTTAAGACAACATGTTACGATCTTGCCACTGAACAGTTGAATAGATGGCGAGATTGGAACATTTTTTCAGAATACAATATTTCAAGAATGGAAGAAGTCGAATTAACAAGTGAACTATTAATGCTAATCGTAGATGGCATTAGAGGCAAATCGCCATCTTCGATTACGACGTTTTATAAAAACCATGACGATCTCTTTTCAAATAAAAACATTGTCGCATCTCGATTCCGCCATATTTTTAATGAACTTGATGGCAAACTTGGCTCATCAATGAAGAATATGGCTTTTAGAAAAAGATCGCTTTTTTATCCATTATTTGCCTTTGCCTATGATATTTGCTTCAACCTTTCCTCAAAGCTAGAAAGCAAACAGGGTTCATCATTGAGTTCTTCGTTTGTCGCAAACATTAAGAAGGCTGATTATGAATTGTCGAATAGTAAGGCCCCGGAGAAAGTGCTTCAGGCTATTTCGCGTCGCACCACGCACCATGAATCTCGCAAAAATATTCTTGAATACCTTCAAAGCCTTTAA